A region from the Vigna radiata var. radiata cultivar VC1973A unplaced genomic scaffold, Vradiata_ver6 scaffold_133, whole genome shotgun sequence genome encodes:
- the LOC106753423 gene encoding receptor protein kinase-like protein ZAR1: MTYSLFLFHFLVLVFHVFFSFIPALSLSSDGLALLALKSAVDQPSSAFSDWNDGDVTPCAWSGIVCANISGEEDPRVVGIALAGKSISGYLPSELGSLRFLRRLNLHDNAFSGVLPAQLSNATALHSLFLHRNNLSGPIPRSLCSLPRLQNLDLSENAFSGHIPDHLGNCKNLQRLIVAGNRFSGEIPVGVWPQLQNLLQLDLSANELTGSIPDEIGTLVSLSGTLNLSFNHLSGKIPASLGKLPATVSFDFRNNNLSGEIPQTGSFSNQGPTAFLGNANLCGFPLRKSCSGSDRDFSPGSDQNKPVHRSNGLSPGLIILISAADAAVVAFIGLVIVYVYWKKKDDENACSCIRRRKFGEEKGSVCFCGGFPCVSGEKSDDDDDDDEDYEVEGAEGEGEGELVRIDKGLSFELDELLRASAYVLGKSGLGIVYKVVLGNGVPVAVRRLGEGGEQRYKEFAAEVMAIGKVKHPNVVRLRAYYWAHDEKLLISDFISNGNLTHALRGRNGQPSTNLSWSTRLKIAKGTARGLAYLHECSPRKFVHGDIKPSNILLDNDFQPYISDFGLNRLISITGNNPSTGGFMGGALPYMKSSQKERTDNYKAPEARVPGCRPTQKWDVYSFGVVLLEILTGRSPESSPTTSTSMEVPDLVRWVRKGFDQESPLSEMVDPSLLQEVRVKKEVLAVFHVALACTEGDPEARPRMKTVSENLDKIGT; this comes from the exons ATGACATATTCTCtgtttctctttcattttcttgttcTCGTATTTCACGTTTTCTTCAGTTTCATTCCAGCGCTTTCACTCTCCTCCGACGGCCTCGCGCTTCTCGCTCTCAAGTCCGCCGTCGACCAGCCTTCCTCCGCTTTCTCCGACTGGAACGACGGCGACGTCACACCCTGCGCCTGGTCGGGAATCGTTTGCGCCAACATCTCCGGCGAGGAGGACCCCCGCGTCGTCGGAATCGCCCTCGCCGGGAAATCCATCTCCGGTTACCTCCCGTCAGAGCTTGGCTCTCTGCGCTTCCTCCGCCGACTGAACCTCCACGACAACGCCTTCTCCGGCGTCCTCCCGGCGCAGCTCTCCAACGCTACCGCACTCCACAGCCTCTTCCTCCACCGTAACAACCTCTCCGGCCCCATCCCCCGCTCTCTCTGTAGCCTCCCGCGCCTCCAAAATCTCGACCTCTCAGAAAATGCATTCTCCGGTCATATTCCCGATCACCTCGGAAACTGCAAGAACCTCCAGCGCCTTATCGTCGCCGGCAACAGATTTTCGGGTGAGATTCCCGTCGGCGTGTGGCCGCAACTTCAGAATCTCCTCCAACTCGACCTCTCCGCGAATGAGTTAACCGGTTCAATCCCTGACGAAATTGGAACCCTAGTTTCCCTCTCTGGCACGCTGAACCTCTCCTTCAACCACCTATCCGGTAAGATTCCGGCGTCGCTGGGAAAATTACCGGCAACGGTGAGCTTCGATTTCAGAAACAACAACCTCAGCGGAGAAATTCCACAAACGGGGTCGTTTTCAAACCAAGGTCCCACGGCGTTCCTTGGAAATGCTAACCTATGCGGGTTTCCTCTTAGAAAATCATGTTCCGGTTCGGACCGGGATTTTTCTCCCGGTTCGGATCAAAACAAACCGGTTCACCGGTCAAATGGGTTAAGCCCcggtttaattattttaatctccGCGGCTGATGCTGCTGTTGTGGCCTTCATTGGGCTTGTGATTGTTTATGTCTattggaagaaaaaggatgatgAGAATGCGTGCAGTTGCATTAGGAGAAGAAAGTTTGGCGAAGAGAAAGGGAGTGTGTGTTTCTGTGGTGGATTCCCATGTGTTAGTGGGGAGaaaagtgatgatgatgatgatgatgatgaagattatGAGGTGGAGGGGGCTGAGGGAGAGGGTGAAGGGGAATTGGTGAGGATTGATAAGGGATTGAGTTTCGAACTTGATGAGTTGTTGAGGGCTTCTGCTTACGTGTTGGGAAAGAGTGGGTTGGGAATTGTGTATAAGGTGGTGTTGGGGAATGGGGTTCCTGTGGCTGTGAGGAGGCTGGGGGAGGGAGGGGAACAGAGGTACAAGGAGTTTGCTGCAGAGGTTATGGCCATTGGGAAGGTCAAACACCCTAATGTTGTAAGGTTGAGGGCTTACTATTGGGCACATGATGAGAAGCTTCTCATCAGTGATTTCATCTCCAATGGCAATCTCACACATGCCCTTAGAG GGAGAAATGGCCAACCATCTACAAATCTTTCATGGTCCACCAGGCTGAAAATCGCAAAAGGAACAGCCAGGGGCTTGGCCTATCTCCACGAATGCAGCCCAAGAAAGTTCGTCCATGGTGACATTAAACCCTCTAACATCCTACTTGACAACGACTTCCAACCCTACATTTCTGATTTCGGCCTGAACCGTCTGATCAGCATTACTGGCAACAACCCCTCCACCGGCGGATTCATGGGTGGAGCTCTTCCTTACATGAAGTCTTCACAGAAAGAGAGAACCGACAATTACAAAGCCCCTGAGGCTCGTGTCCCTGGGTGCAGACCCACCCAGAAATGGGATGTGTACTCATTTGGGGTTGTGTTGCTTGAAATACTAACTGGGAGGTCACCAGAATCATCTCCCACCACATCAACTTCCATGGAAGTCCCTGACTTGGTAAGGTGGGTGAGGAAAGGGTTCGATCAAGAAAGCCCGTTATCTGAGATGGTTGATCCATCGCTGCTCCAAGAAGTTCGTGTTAAGAAAGAGGTGCTGGCTGTGTTTCACGTAGCTTTGGCTTGCACTGAAGGAGACCCTGAGGCTCGGCCAAGGATGAAAACTGTCTCTGAAAATCTTGATAAGATTGGAACGTAA
- the LOC106753445 gene encoding uncharacterized protein LOC106753445: protein MVMLYERRGKRGCCIYEKKEVEVGGEEAEVGCGVGEEGDDDSEDVEDVVADDDSEDDLVDVFVHTDEEVKEEDVDSEDEMVNVGTGSGSRKSKLHAQARGLSDSEWESDECGSIDESDDDSRNETPRYGDFGVCSEPSNMKEYKWVLGTYFPEKTDFIDAIRTYGIHNGRKLKISKNDKRRICVKCCGSQGKCPWYAYYAYRSIQTTWQLRKIIDKHTCSREFNIGLVTKKWLSRKLEKTMKANPEINLRNLHSKFSKKWNIGVSRSTTTKAKAMDTANIEGCFKLQYERLYDYAHELLRSNPGSTVIVKVGRNGDNVIFNRIYVCFKACKDNFVCCRPIIHLDGCFLQGKYGGELLTTVARDGNDHMCPLAYVVVEVENKETWTWFLELLIDDLGGGGFCSRCTFMSDQQKGLMQAFRQLLPGVDQRFCVRHLYSNFRKKFPGIILRQLLWMAAAASHPQAWESVMRQIKDVNEDAFKHLISIAPRFWSRSRFLGRPSCDTVVNNISEAFNSVIVDARGKPIITMLEDIRSYLMKRWASNRQKITKYEGSICPKIQKRLHKELQKTQYWIPNWSGLQVFEIRHTSNLAEKYVVDVDKRDCSCRKWILTEIPCCHALTTMSCGKEHHILIFCLLLIGSCQFKQVLVLVLKLLDQSI, encoded by the exons ATGGTTATGTTATATGAGAGAAGGGGAAAGAGGGGTTGCTGCATTTATGAGAAGAAgg aagttgaagttggTGGTGAAGAAGCTGAAGTTGGTTGTGGTGTAGGGGAAGAAGGTGATGATGATAGTGAAGATGTTGAAGATGTAGTTGCTGATGATGATAGTGAAGATGATTTGGTGGATGTTTTTGTGCATACAGATGAAGAAGTCAAAGAGGAGGATGTTGATAGTGAAGATGAGATGGTGAATGTTGGTACAGGAAGTGGAAGTAGGAAGTCAAAGTTGCATGCCCAGGCTAGGGGCTTATCAGATAGTGAGTGGGAATCTGATGAATGTGGTAGTATTGATGAAAGTGATGATGACTCAAGGAATGAAACACCCCGATATGGAGATTTTGGGGTATGCTCAGAGCCAAGtaatatgaaagaatataaatgGGTGTTGGGGACATACTTCCCTGAAAAAACTGATTTCATTGATGCAATTAGGACATATGGAATACATAATGGTAGAAAGTTGAAGATTTCTAAAAATGACAAGAGAAGAATATGTGTTAAATGTTGTGGATCACAAGGGAAGTGTCCTTGGTATGCATATTATGCCTATAGGAGTATCCAAACTACATGGCAACTAAGGAAGATCATTGATAAACATACATGTAGTAGGGAATTCAACATTGGTCTAGTTACCAAGAAATGGTTAAGTAGGAAATTAGAGAAGACCATGAAAGCAAATCCAGAAATCAATCTGAGAAATCTGCATAGtaagttttcaaaaaaatggAATATTGGTGTGTCTAGGTCTACAACAACCAAGGCAAAAGCCATGGATACCGCCAACATTGAAGGTTGTTTCAAACTGCAGTATGAAAGACTATATGATTATGCACATGAGTTATTGAGATCAAACCCTGGTTCAACAGTAATAGTAAAAGTGGGACGAAATGGGGATAATGTTATATTCAACAGAATTTATGTGTGTTTCAAAGCATGTAAAGACAACTTTGTCTGTTGTCGCCCTATCATACATTTGGATGGTTGTTTTTTACAAGGCAAGTATGGAGGTGAGCTTTTAACTACTGTTGCAAGAGATGGTAATGATCATATGTGTCCATTGGCCTATGTTGTTGTTGAAGTAGAAAATAAGGAGACATGGACTTGGTTTTTAGAATTGTTAATTGATGATCTTGGAGGAGGAGGATTCTGTTCAAGGTGCACATTTATGTCAGATCAACAGAAA GGACTTATGCAAGCTTTCCGACAATTGTTGCCTGGTGTGGACCAACGTTTCTGTGTCAGGCATTTGTATTCTAATTTTCGGAAGAAATTTCCTGGGATAATTCTTAGACAATTATTGTGGATGGCAGCAGCAGCTTCACACCCCCAAGCATGGGAATCGGTCATGAGACAAATCAAGGATGTCAACGAAGACGCTTTTAAACACTTGATAAGTATTGCACCAAG GTTTTGGTCTAGGTCCAGGTTTTTGGGAAGACCTTCATGTGACACAGTTGTCAATAACATCTCTGAAGCTTTTAACAGCGTAATTGTAGATGCAAGGGGGAAACCTATTATAACAATGTTGGAAGACATTCGCAGCTACCTAATGAAGAGGTGGGCATCCAACAGGCAGAAGATAACTAAGTATGAAGGTTCCATTTGCCCCAAAATTCAAAAGAGACTTCATAAGGAGCTACAGAAGACACaatattggatacctaa TTGGTCAGGGCTGCAAGTATTTGAGATCCGGCATACATCCAATCTTGCAGAAAAATATGTGGTTGATGTAGACAAAAGAGATTGTAGCTGCAGGAAGTGGATTCTCACAGAGATACCTTGCTGCCATGCACTCACAACTATGAGCTGTGGGAAAGAACATCATATCCTGATATTTTGCCTCCTCCTAATAGGGTCTTGCCAG TTTAAGCAAGTCTTAGTTTTGGTTTTAAAGCTGCTAGACCAGTCCATTTGA